Part of the Candidatus Methylomirabilota bacterium genome, CGGTCCTCCGGATGATCCACGGCCGCGAGGGCACCACGCAGCTGCTCACGCTCAAGGTGGACGGCGAGCAGGCCGGCGGAGCGCGGCTGGCGATCATCCGTGACCTCCAGTTCGACCCGGTCAGCGAGAGCCTGCTGCACGTGGACCTGCAGGAGGTCTCCGCCGACCGCGCGATCACGGTGCGGGTCGCCATCCGCACCGTGGGCGAGGCCGCGGGGGTGAAGGACCAGAACGGCATCCTCAACATCGTGCTCCACGAGCTCGACGTGTCCTGCCTGCCGACCGCGATCCCCGAGCGCATCGACGCCGACGTCACGGCGCTGATGATCGGCAACGTGCTGACCGTGGCGAGCCTCCAGGCGCCCGCGGGCGTGCGGATCCTCACGCCCGCCAACCAGGCGGTCGCGACGGTGGTGCCGCCGATGGCCGAGGAGGC contains:
- a CDS encoding 50S ribosomal protein L25, encoding MERQELTIKRREATGKQAAKRLRRAGEVPAVLYGGARPEAVTVDPKAVLRMIHGREGTTQLLTLKVDGEQAGGARLAIIRDLQFDPVSESLLHVDLQEVSADRAITVRVAIRTVGEAAGVKDQNGILNIVLHELDVSCLPTAIPERIDADVTALMIGNVLTVASLQAPAGVRILTPANQAVATVVPPMAEEAPVAAAEVAAVVTEPEVLTERKPKEAEAAPEEGKKAPKKPEKAEKEK